The stretch of DNA GAATACAAATATCAGAATGCCATGAATATTTCAGCTGCCAGCCCGAACCCGAAAACCTACAGCCTTTTCAAGCGGTTAAAGTATCGACACCTGCACATGCTGGTGACCCTAGGCAACTGCCAGAACCTGCATAGAGCTGCCGAGACACTCAATATGTCTCAACCCACCCTCACCCGCATGCTGCAAGAAGTGGAAGATGCATTTGGCTGCGCGCTGTTTGAACGGCAACCCCGAGGCGTTGTGACCACTCCCGTTGGCGAAGAGCTTTTGAAATTTGCCCATTCAGCGCTCAATAGCCTTGATCGTTGTGTAGAAGATCTGACGGCTAGAGCCGAGGGAGGCTACGGTCATCTAGCTGTAGGAGTTGTGATGGGAAGCGCGCTAGATCGAGTCGTATCAACCATCGCCACCATGAAGAGTGCCTCGCCCCACCTGGGAATCAGGATGATGAGCGACACCAGCGATCTGTTGATCGAAATGCTTGAGCAGGAGCGATTGGATGTTGCTATAGCGCGCCTTGGCACTCCTAGCGACCGCTCCAGGTTTGAATTTG from Pseudomonas putida encodes:
- a CDS encoding LysR family transcriptional regulator — protein: MNISAASPNPKTYSLFKRLKYRHLHMLVTLGNCQNLHRAAETLNMSQPTLTRMLQEVEDAFGCALFERQPRGVVTTPVGEELLKFAHSALNSLDRCVEDLTARAEGGYGHLAVGVVMGSALDRVVSTIATMKSASPHLGIRMMSDTSDLLIEMLEQERLDVAIARLGTPSDRSRFEFEPLGNDRLVMAVRSGHPLATHSPAKMEELIQKWTWLLQPAASPGRKAVERWWADQDLLPPSKTIECSSIWAMLQLVQLTDAVMVLSEAVIHDHVRTGLVTVLKGHVIEGLPPYGIILRKGMVRSRELQGFLSHLHQAAHLKAN